Proteins found in one Takifugu rubripes chromosome 15, fTakRub1.2, whole genome shotgun sequence genomic segment:
- the ltn1 gene encoding E3 ubiquitin-protein ligase listerin isoform X3 has translation MGGKNKQRTKGNIRPSSSSRAAEALSRESGVIPGFVGFDTSANLDLSYVPAVHGVDEIDNLVDAEFRLVLRKMSKRDVTTRLKAVQDFASMCQERDSDVVKGVLPYWSKIYCKISVDHDRRIREATQQAFEQLVAKVGRCLAPFLKSLMGHWILSQCDPYMPSASAACKAFQAAFSPPKQPEALNFCKDEILNVIQDILLKETADTLSDPQNVTAEEREAKYVRMLTCSLLGVKRLLSLLQPTDTPALEQKLSDLVNPGKFWKYSKHKTAQVRGAFFQLVCALCEFTPALVVAQAALVCPAVLLNIDDTDPAVLPSVWEAVLHVVSTVPDCWKHVNAKKGFLPKLWALLKEGGKGMAKALHPNLMPLLSKLPQEVTHPSMDFYSTFFTSFIQGLSSERAASSPSESAVIVTSVVECLRYCIVLHTDEDQKNLRSMLISEKLLPLLEEALGSPSLRNGPLFLVVTEMLWSWEKKAGLHGDEANSNRDVFQALLTDFWKEVGILFVRYVNTQEADPQILEGIATLLQVMCHPEGGNKRHPQKKKSVRICLEKEEDVEKAAQTVSEAVREPTFGPLKTPHLEDLVCQLVQMCLLHVNDDKSETHLVFLSLLLRSFHTPRVFETLVDDKLTDGERQPAVKNPATQFLLEQVVLWLSEKGRTDTEHLVEIIFSSLSCCSRQETTRILNHISMMELPWGIILQIIQRACADPTTVKSCGDWLKGSVLGKQLLGLIEELCRIDGSPPISTYSAGDHRWALISLVLSQNHNHESLIGEVYLEKMLEKLHITLSKTKSLSDEGNLRPLISFICDVTFTFFSTVEDCFSLLSAQDLLFTVFQLTAQDQTRILLTDSLLQKLWAVCKAGVQSLAQDPEHKVQEGSFLHSVAVWVKHQILTTSLDIESFRVLVLAVQTIVETVAASSGPGSLLLAQFLSELMPSQSQWKKIRQDLPLQWMKSPLLSNRYRGVCLQSPVDTWTSRLSARLPAHLCASAMLGKVAQLSASSVPEQKAADCPSRQQNLVITVSELLYTLQWCKEVGYSPALVASYHSLLMDWRLPGGLHNLLPLEDVLETLYLRSVAEGDLWSLTLEDYIHVNKLAETRGGKLRKLYSSTDSLLSGWQSRLNTVQVLCPFMTQDERETLVALATSGIINWRETDHVYECLAVLLCCLTADTPVQNEVLQSVLATMMEWRSSNETCFLFDSDLSEATPRELNLTVEMMRLLSWLVTHRPTDLESSQWDFLLCSMLAWLEVTKENVRSLWNPWVQLFFCANAALVTSLNQFFTTSSPDVLQKLPPELSGEWTDFFTDGIYNVMLPLPISITDAFSEPDDPVFPSAVLQSLGQALAFVPVQKLMHNKLRPRFVAGQKTNLPDGVQTLINTFCPQLLFKARPLQITTFHLLDRMMPELPAFDQDHKFDDEEDEPCLSPPASLMTILSTCEDLCENILSGVQVGEFAVVQPLSIEYSCLLGYLLAWKLLLTFFKSSPTNLRALYAQHLKRNTSLNKLLLILFKLMPENPVYPGQGTEMKESKTFFTETLSLDVETESTNVKCELPHLACSVYYSTLQDLPAMVRLWWNSQEKRVSTVVEKFTVKYISPVLSAQEISSVHSSTQMSDSMTVKARSAAREVIATYSVDDIFIELVIQLPQNYPLGSIAVDSGRRVGIALQQWRNWMLQLSTYLTHQNGSIMEGLTLWKSNVDKRFEGVEDCMICFSVIHGSNYSLPKKACRTCKKRFHSACLYKWFTSSNKSTCPLCRETFF, from the exons ATGGGTGGTAAAAATAAACAGCGGACTAAAGGAAATATTCGG CCTTCCAGTAGCAGCCGCGCTGCTGAGGCGCTCAGCCGTGAAAGCGGGGTCATCCCCGGGTTTGTAGGCTTCGACACAAGCGCGAACCTGGACCTCAGTTATGTCCCCGCTGTCCACGGCGTGGACGAGATCGACAACCTCGTAGATGCCGAATTTCGACTGGTGCTCAGAAAGATGTCCAAGAGGGACGTCACCACCAGACTAAAG GCTGTGCAGGATTTTGCATCCATGTGCCAGGAGCGGGATTCAGACGTGGTCAAAGGGGTCCTACCATACTGGTCCAAAATCTACTGTAAAATATCAGTG GATCACGATCGGCGTATCAGGGAGGCGACCCAACAAGCTTTTGAACAACTGGTTGCGAAGGTGGGCCGCTGCCTCGCCCCGTTTCTGAAGAGCCTGATGGGACATTGGATTCTGTCTCAGTGTGACCCTTACATGCCGTCTGCTTCAGCTGCATGTAAGGCCTTCCAGGCTGCTTTCTCCCCTCCCAAACAGCCAGAAGCTCTCAACTTTTGCAAGGATGAGATCCTTAAT GTCATTCAAGATATCTTGTTAAAGGAGACTGCTGACACCCTCAGTGATCCCCA GAACGTGACAGCTGAGGAGAGGGAAGCCAAATATGTGCGCATGCTGACCTGTTCCCTCCTGGGGGTGAAGAGGCTGCTGTCACTGCTACAGCCGACTGACACGCCGGCCCTGGAGCAAAAACTCTCGGATCTGGTGAATCCTGGGAAGTTTTGGAAGTACAGCAAACACAAAACCGCACAG GTGCGAGGGGCTTTTTTCCAACTCGTGTGTGCTCTGTGTGAATTTACTCCCGCGCTGGTCGTGGCTCAGGCGGCTCTCGTCTGCCCCGCTGTCCTCCTTAACATCGATGACACAGACCCCGCAGTCCTGCCCTCTGTGTGGGAAGCTGTCCTGCACGTTGTGTCCACGGTCCCC GATTGCTGGAAACACGTGAATGCTAAGAAGGGCTTTTTACCAAAACTCTGGGCACTCCTTAAAGAGGGAGGCAAAGGCATGGCTAAAGCCCTCCACCCTAATTTAATGCCGCTCCTGAGCAAACTGCCCCAAGAGGTCACCCATCCCAGCATGGACTTCTACAGCACCTTCTTCACTTCATTCATCCAGGG tttgtcaAGTGAGCGAGCAGCCTCCAGCCCATCGGAGAGCGCCGTCATCGTGACGTCCGTGGTGGAGTGCTTGAGGTACTGCATTGTGCTGCACACCGATGAAGATCAGAAGAACTTGAGGAGCATGCTGATATCGGAAAAG CTTCTCCCTCTGCTCGAGGAGGCTCTGGGCAGTCCCTCCTTACGGAACGGTCCTCTTTTCCTCGTGGTCACGGAAATGCTTTGGTCTTGGGAGAAAAAGGCAGGCTTGCACGGTGATGAGGCCAACAGCAACAGGGACGTCTTTCAGGCGCTTCTGACAGACTTCTGGAAGGAGGTTGGAATCTTGTTTGTGCGTTACGTCAACACCCAGGAAGCAGATCCGCAAATTTTGGAGGGCATCGCCACCTTGCTGCAG GTAATGTGCCACCCTGAGGGAGGAAATAAAAGGCATCCGCAGAAGAAGAAATCCGTCAGGATCTGtttggaaaaggaagaaga TGTTGAGAAAGCTGCACAGACGGTGTCGGAGGCTGTGAGAGAGCCAACATTTGGGCCCCTAAAGACTCCGCATTTGGAAGACTTGGTTTGTCAGCTGGTTCAGATGTGCCTGCTGCACGTGAATGACGACAAGTCGGAGACACATCTGGTTTTCCTGTCCCTGCTCTTGCGCTCTTTCCACACACCCAGAGTGTTTGAG ACGCTGGTGGATGATAAATTAACCGACGGCGAGCGGCAGCCAGCGGTGAAGAACCCAGCCACGCAGTTCCTGCTGGAGCAGGTGGTGCTGTGGCTGAGCGAGAAGGGGCGGACTGACACCGAGCACCTGGTGGAAATTATCTTCAGCTCGctgtcctgctgcagccgcCAGGAGACCACTCGCATCCTCAACCACATCTCCATG ATGGAATTACCGTGGGGAATTATTCTGCAAATCATACAGAGG GCATGTGCAGATCCCACGACTGTTAAAAGCTGTGGTGATTGGCTGAAGGGCTCCGTTCTGGGCAAGCAGCTCCTGGGACTTAttgaggagctgtgcaggatCGACGGCAGCCCCCCCATTTCCACGTATTCGGCAGGCGATCATCGCTGGGCACTGATCAGTCTGGTTCTCTCTCAGAACCACAACCACG AGTCTCTGATTGGGGAGGTGTACCTGGAGAAGATGTTGGAGAAGCTCCACATTACTCTGTCCAAGACAAAGAGTTTATCAGATGAAGGCAACTTGCGGCCATTAATCTCCTTCATCTGCGATGTGACCTTCACGTTCTTCTCCACTGTAGAGGACTGCTTTTCATTACTCTCTGCTCAGGATCTGTTGTTTACTGTGTTCCAATTAACTGCCCAAGATCAAACACGCATTCTTCTGACTG ACTCCCTTTTACAAAAGCTGTGGGCAGTGTGTAAAGCCGGGGTCCAGTCGCTGGCTCAAGACCCTGAACACAAAGTCCAGGAAGGAAGTTTCTTGCACAGTGTCGCCGTTTGGGTGAAACACCAAATTCTGACCACCTCGCTGGACATCGAAAG TTTCAGGGTTTTAGTGCTGGCTGTCCAGACCATAGTGGAGACGGTAGCTGCTTCCAGTGGTCCCGGCTCGCTGCTCCTCGCCCAGTTCCTGAGCGAGTTAATGCCCAGCCAGTCGCAGTGGAAGAAAATCAGACAGGACTTGCCTCTTCAG TGGATGAAATCCCCGTTATTGTCCAACCGCTACAGAGGAGTTTGCCTTCAGTCCCCTGTGGACACCTGGACATCGAGATTGTCAGCGAGGctacctgctcacctgtgtgccTCTGCCATGTTGGGTAAGGTGGCCCAGCTTTCTGCATCCAGCGTCCCTGAGCAAAAGGCAGCTGATTGTCCATCACGTCAGCAAAACCTCGTTATCACAG TTTCAGAGTTGCTGTATACACTGCAGTGGTGTAAGGAGGTAGGCTATAGCCCTGCTTTAGTGGCCTCATATCACAGCCTGCTCATGGACTGGAGGCTGCCGGGGGGTCTTCACAACCTGCTTCCATTGGAAGATGTGCTGGAGACACTTTACTTAAG GTCAGTGGCAGAGGGAGACCTCTGGTCTCTGACTCTAGAAGACTACATACACGTCAACAAGTTGGCAGAGACTCGGGGTGGAAAGCTGAGGAAGCtttacagcagcacagacag TTTGTTGTCAGGTTGGCAAAGCAGGCTGAACACAGTCCAGGTTCTCTGCCCCTTCATGACCCAAGACGAGAGAGAGACCCTCGTTGCTTTGGCTACAAGTGGAATCATCAACTGGCGCGAAACTGACC ATGTGTACGAGTGTCTGGCGGTTCTGCTGTGCTGCCTCACGGCTGATACGCCGGTGCAGAACGAGGTGTTGCAGTCTGTCCTGGCCACCATGAtggagtggaggagcagcaatGAGACCTGCTTCCTCTTTGACAG cGATCTGTCTGAAGCAACTCCTCGAGAGTTGAATTTGACAGTGGAAATGATGCGTCTCCTCTCTTGGCTGGTAACTCATCGCCCGACAGATCTCGAGAGCAGCCAGTGGGACTTCTTGCTCTGCTCCATGTTAGCGTGGTTAGAG GTCACTAAAGAGAATGTGAGAAGCCTCTGGAACCCATGGGTGCAGCTGTTTTTCTGTGCAAACGCTGCGCTGGTGACGAGTTTGAACCAGTTCTTCACGACGTCGTCACctgatgtgctgcagaagcTGCCCCCAGAACTGTCTGGGGAATGGACAGACTTCTTCACAGATGGAATTTACAATGTGATGTTGCCTCTCCCCATCAGCATCACAG ATGCCTTCTCTGAACCGGATGACCCAGTGTTCCCTTCGGCGGTCCTTCAGTCGCTTGGCCAGGCTCTGGCTTTTGTGCCTGTGCAGAAGCTAATGCACAACAAGCTGCGGCCGCGCTTCGTAGCCGGCCAGAAAACAAATTTACCCGACGGTGTCCAGACGCTGATCAACACCTTTTGTCCACAGCTTCTGTTTAAAGCCAGACCTCTGCAGATCACCACCTTCCACCTGTTAGACAG AATGATGCCTGAGCTGCCTGCGTTTGACCAGGACCACAAGTTTGATGACGAAGAAGACGAACCTTGTCT CTCTCCGCCGGCATCACTGATGACCATCCTCTCCACTTGTGAGGACCTCTGTGAAAACATCCTATCAGGAGTTCAAGTGGGAGAGTTTGCAGTGGTCCAGCCTCTCAGCATAGAGTACTCCTGCCTCTTAGGCTACCTACTAGCCTGGAAGCTGCTCCTCACTTTCTTTAAATCCTCACCCACCAAT CTGCGCGCTCTTTATGCCCAGCACCTGAAAAGAAACACCTCCCTGAACAAGCTCCTGCTGATCCTTTTCAAACTGATGCCTGAGAACCCCGTCTACCCAGGCCAGGGGACAGAGATGAAGGAGAGCAAAACCTTCTTTACGGAGACCCTTTCTCTAGATGTTGAAA CAGAAAGCACAAACGTGAAGTGTGAGCTCCCCCACCTGGCGTGCAGCGTGTACTACAGTACGCTGCAGGACCTGCCTGCCATGGTGCGGCTGTGGTGGAACAGTCAGGAGAAGAGAGTCAGCACGGTTGTGGAGAAGTTCACCGTGAAATACATCAGCCCCGTCCTGTCGGCACAGGAAATCTCATCCGTGCACTCCAGCACTCAGATGTCCGACAGCATGACT GTCAAAGCTCGCTCAGCAGCGCGGGAAGTGATCGCTACCTACTCTGTGGATGATATCTTCATTGAGCTGGTGATTCAGCTTCCGCAGAATTATCCTCTGGGCTCCATCGCTGTAGATAGCGGGAGGCGCGTGGGCATCGCCTTACAGCAGTGGAGGAACTGGATGCTGCAGCTGAGCACCTACCTCACACATCAG AATGGCAGTATAATGGAGGGCCTGACTCTGTGGAAGAGCAACGTGGACAAGCGCTTCGAGGGGGTGGAGGACTGTATGATCTGCTTCTCTGTGATCCACGGCTCCAACTACTCCCTGCCCAAGAAGGCTTGTCGGACCTGCAAGAAGAGGTTCCACTCGGCGTGTTTG TACAAATGGTTCACGTCCAGCAACAAGTCCACCTGCCCGCTGTGCAGAGAAACCTTCTTCTGA